The following proteins are co-located in the Candidatus Paracaedibacter acanthamoebae genome:
- a CDS encoding DUF488 domain-containing protein, whose product MSQLRIKRLYQAVESEDGLRVLVDGLWPRGMSKEQAHIDLWLKEVAPSSFLRKWFNHDPQKWTEFCHRYHQELNVKKDSLQPIIDSLKVKNVTLLYGAKEERFNNAAALRDYIQCFIGSLAG is encoded by the coding sequence ATGTCCCAGCTAAGAATCAAGCGACTATATCAAGCCGTTGAGAGTGAAGATGGATTGAGAGTCCTAGTTGATGGGCTATGGCCGCGGGGGATGAGCAAAGAACAGGCTCACATTGACTTGTGGCTCAAAGAAGTAGCCCCCAGCTCTTTTTTACGGAAGTGGTTTAACCATGATCCCCAGAAATGGACCGAATTTTGTCATCGTTATCATCAGGAATTAAACGTTAAGAAAGATTCCTTACAGCCAATCATCGACTCTCTTAAAGTTAAAAATGTGACTCTTCTGTATGGTGCGAAAGAAGAACGATTTAATAATGCCGCAGCCTTAAGAGACTATATTCAATGCTTCATTGGCTCTTTAGCTGGATAA
- the dapB gene encoding 4-hydroxy-tetrahydrodipicolinate reductase — protein MVDKTNLYLFGVTGRMGIEISTLLHGHPSATLVGGTSSKGSYGDISVADVLLDFSVIGAIPTILHLATSMQKPLIIGTTGLTKEYLRAVEDTAKSIPVLQATNTSFGVAVIAKLAQLAAQLLDDTYDAEIIEAHHRNKLDAPSGTSLSLGKAVAKGRGHTLDALMADMDRSGRRQEGQIGFSVQRGGGVVGDHIIRFMGDDEIVEVSHKGLSRRLFARGAVKAALWLKEQPAGLYTMQNALGLD, from the coding sequence ATGGTTGATAAGACGAACCTCTATCTTTTTGGTGTAACAGGGCGGATGGGCATCGAGATTAGTACTCTATTGCATGGGCATCCCAGTGCTACCTTAGTAGGGGGGACGTCGTCCAAAGGATCCTATGGGGATATATCGGTTGCAGATGTGCTGCTAGATTTTTCTGTTATAGGGGCGATTCCAACAATTCTTCATCTTGCCACATCCATGCAAAAACCATTGATTATTGGGACCACTGGTTTGACAAAAGAGTATTTGAGAGCGGTGGAAGATACAGCAAAGTCTATTCCAGTTCTACAAGCAACAAATACAAGTTTTGGTGTTGCGGTGATTGCTAAATTAGCTCAATTGGCAGCTCAGCTTCTTGATGATACGTATGATGCGGAGATTATAGAGGCTCATCATCGCAATAAGTTAGATGCGCCCTCCGGTACCTCCTTATCCTTAGGAAAGGCTGTGGCCAAGGGGCGGGGGCATACTTTAGATGCCTTAATGGCAGATATGGATCGTTCCGGCCGGCGCCAAGAAGGGCAGATTGGGTTTTCTGTGCAGCGTGGCGGTGGTGTCGTTGGTGACCATATCATCCGTTTTATGGGGGATGATGAAATCGTGGAGGTATCCCATAAAGGATTGTCACGTCGATTATTTGCACGAGGGGCTGTCAAGGCAGCTCTTTGGCTGAAGGAGCAACCGGCTGGCCTTTATACCATGCAGAATGCGTTAGGACTTGATTAA
- the glmM gene encoding phosphoglucosamine mutase, translating to MMLTLSSGAVMPATQHSRTLFGTDGIRGKANQYPITPDMMLKTAMAAAQIFTRGNHRHTVVIGKDTRQSGYMIEMALTSGFAAMGIDVALLGPLPTPAVANLTRALRADLGVMISASHNPYHDNGIKFFNSEGNKLTDAEEIALEKLILEGAFNLADPYHVGKVRRLEDAMGRYVEYAKATLPRSMRLDGLKIVIDCAHGAAYKVAPQVLWELGADVISIGVSPDGMNINEGCGATSTALLRESVVKHHAHLGIALDGDADRLIMVDENGNVINGDAIMALIATSWHQHGLLKGNSIVATQMSNLGLERYLNSRGLDLVRTAVGDRYVIEGMQSHGCNVGGEQSGHMILSDYCTTGDGLIAALQVLRVLVERGQKLSEIGRPFTPVPQFMRNVRVQSKTIMAHGEIQEALHKAESELKRLGGRLLVRPSGTEPLVRVMAEADDAQAINNIVQNVEAVILKVNGQCSNA from the coding sequence ATGATGTTAACTCTATCATCTGGAGCAGTTATGCCGGCAACACAGCACTCACGCACTCTTTTTGGCACCGATGGTATTCGTGGCAAAGCCAATCAGTATCCAATAACACCAGATATGATGCTCAAGACAGCAATGGCTGCTGCCCAGATTTTTACGCGAGGCAATCACCGCCATACAGTTGTGATCGGCAAAGATACGCGCCAATCAGGTTATATGATTGAAATGGCTTTGACTTCCGGCTTTGCTGCCATGGGAATTGATGTCGCCTTATTGGGCCCGTTGCCTACCCCAGCCGTTGCAAACTTAACCCGGGCCTTAAGGGCAGATCTTGGCGTGATGATTTCTGCTTCCCATAATCCCTATCATGATAACGGGATTAAATTCTTTAACTCTGAGGGAAACAAATTGACCGACGCTGAAGAAATTGCGTTGGAAAAGCTTATCCTAGAAGGGGCATTTAATCTCGCTGATCCTTATCATGTGGGTAAAGTTCGACGCCTTGAAGATGCCATGGGACGCTATGTTGAATATGCAAAAGCAACCCTTCCCCGTTCTATGCGACTGGATGGGCTTAAGATTGTGATCGATTGCGCCCATGGGGCCGCCTATAAAGTTGCCCCACAGGTTCTTTGGGAACTAGGCGCCGATGTCATCAGTATTGGTGTTTCTCCCGATGGAATGAACATTAATGAGGGGTGTGGTGCAACGTCAACGGCATTGCTTCGAGAAAGCGTTGTTAAGCATCACGCCCATCTTGGGATCGCCCTCGATGGAGACGCCGATCGTCTCATTATGGTTGACGAAAATGGGAATGTTATTAATGGTGATGCCATTATGGCACTTATCGCAACGTCCTGGCATCAGCACGGTCTTTTAAAAGGAAATAGCATCGTCGCAACTCAAATGTCCAACCTAGGCTTGGAACGATATTTAAATAGTCGTGGTCTTGACCTCGTTCGTACCGCTGTGGGTGATCGTTATGTTATTGAAGGCATGCAATCCCATGGTTGCAACGTCGGGGGTGAACAATCGGGACACATGATTTTGTCTGACTATTGCACAACCGGGGATGGGCTGATTGCAGCTCTTCAGGTCCTGAGAGTCTTAGTAGAACGCGGCCAAAAACTATCAGAAATTGGACGTCCATTTACTCCTGTTCCGCAATTTATGCGCAATGTTCGAGTTCAAAGCAAAACCATCATGGCACATGGCGAGATTCAGGAAGCATTGCATAAAGCAGAAAGCGAACTAAAACGACTGGGGGGTCGCCTGTTAGTTCGTCCCTCAGGTACGGAACCCTTAGTTCGCGTTATGGCGGAAGCGGACGATGCCCAAGCCATCAATAATATTGTCCAGAACGTTGAAGCTGTTATTCTGAAGGTGAATGGTCAATGCTCAAACGCTTAA
- the dnaJ gene encoding molecular chaperone DnaJ: MSKRDLYEVLGVKKTASGDEIKKAYRKLAMKHHPDKNPGDKAAEEKFREATDAYDILKDDQKRAAYDRFGHSAFDQNMGGRQNGGGAGFGGFDFTSSFADIFDEMFGEGSGRRQAEATMRGADIRYDLEITLEEAFHGTTAKIRYLVAAQCDGCKGSGSEDGSAPVKCKSCQGRGRVRAQQGFFTVERTCPVCHGAGESIEKPCKTCHGSGRQRREKIIDVKIPAGVDDGTRIRVSGAGEAGLRGAVAGDLYVFVSIRRHKFFKRQGGNIFCRIPIHMTTAALGGEIDVPTIDGGKAKMKIPPGTQSGHQFRLKAKGMSVMRSDHRGDMYVEAAVETPQNLSKKQRELLEEFANISTHESNSPESTGFFQKVKDLWSGK, encoded by the coding sequence ATGTCTAAACGCGATTTATATGAAGTTTTAGGGGTTAAAAAAACGGCCTCTGGAGATGAAATAAAGAAAGCTTATCGTAAGCTGGCTATGAAGCATCATCCGGATAAAAATCCTGGCGATAAGGCGGCAGAGGAAAAATTTCGTGAAGCAACAGATGCATACGATATTTTAAAGGATGATCAGAAACGGGCTGCTTATGATCGATTTGGACATAGCGCGTTTGATCAAAATATGGGGGGACGTCAAAACGGTGGCGGTGCTGGCTTTGGTGGCTTTGATTTTACCTCCTCCTTTGCTGATATTTTTGATGAAATGTTTGGCGAGGGATCAGGGCGGCGTCAGGCTGAAGCGACTATGCGCGGCGCCGATATTCGCTATGATCTTGAAATAACCTTAGAAGAAGCATTTCATGGGACGACAGCAAAGATCCGTTATTTGGTTGCAGCGCAATGTGATGGCTGCAAGGGAAGCGGGTCTGAGGACGGTTCGGCACCCGTAAAATGTAAATCTTGTCAGGGGCGAGGCCGTGTTCGAGCCCAGCAAGGTTTCTTTACTGTTGAGCGCACCTGCCCTGTTTGCCATGGAGCGGGTGAATCTATTGAAAAACCCTGTAAGACTTGTCATGGAAGCGGCCGTCAACGGCGTGAGAAAATTATTGATGTTAAAATCCCCGCTGGGGTGGATGATGGCACCCGTATTCGGGTGTCCGGCGCCGGGGAAGCAGGATTACGAGGGGCTGTAGCGGGTGACTTGTATGTCTTTGTTAGTATTCGTCGTCATAAATTCTTTAAGCGTCAAGGGGGTAATATCTTCTGTCGTATCCCGATCCATATGACCACGGCGGCGTTAGGGGGTGAAATTGATGTACCGACCATCGATGGCGGTAAAGCCAAAATGAAGATCCCACCAGGAACCCAAAGCGGGCATCAATTCCGTTTAAAGGCTAAGGGAATGAGCGTTATGCGTTCTGATCATCGAGGCGATATGTATGTAGAAGCTGCGGTTGAAACCCCGCAAAATTTGAGTAAGAAACAGCGAGAATTGCTTGAAGAATTCGCTAACATTTCAACTCATGAATCCAATAGCCCTGAATCAACTGGATTTTTCCAGAAAGTTAAAGATCTATGGAGTGGTAAATAA
- a CDS encoding RMD1 family protein, which translates to MNRLCASYCLADSYQIDELARIFRTDGFNPRFYDDVIHVEYHQDDYLGGAFFFAYGCAVFWGINPSDIETLLAMARPAAVKPVHGIVYDECYYQYADQSKINEEDDLIDLDGNDPILKLSLSYGLSQSVKLTVFENTIAKAIQKSKHLPEELAQKGKTSLSRQQLSRKIGALYAERHSINLHSDLLDTPEFFWRRPNYESYYHMASDYLDIDMRTNILNQRLSILQELYEILSDELKHLHSSRLEWIIILLIVSEVVLTLLKDVLKWL; encoded by the coding sequence ATGAATCGCCTATGCGCCTCTTATTGTCTTGCTGATAGTTATCAAATTGATGAATTAGCTCGAATTTTCAGAACTGACGGTTTTAATCCTCGCTTTTATGATGATGTTATCCATGTCGAATATCACCAAGATGACTATCTGGGTGGGGCCTTCTTTTTTGCTTATGGGTGCGCCGTATTTTGGGGAATCAACCCCAGCGATATTGAAACTCTTTTAGCAATGGCTCGACCAGCTGCTGTCAAACCAGTCCACGGCATTGTCTATGATGAATGTTATTATCAATATGCTGATCAGTCGAAAATCAATGAAGAAGATGATTTAATTGATTTGGATGGCAATGATCCTATCTTAAAACTGTCTTTGTCCTATGGATTGTCCCAATCGGTTAAGTTAACGGTATTTGAGAACACTATCGCTAAAGCTATTCAAAAAAGCAAACATTTGCCTGAAGAGCTAGCTCAAAAAGGAAAAACCAGTTTATCGCGTCAGCAATTGTCTCGCAAGATTGGGGCTCTATATGCTGAGCGGCATTCGATTAACCTCCACAGCGACTTATTGGATACCCCCGAATTCTTTTGGCGTCGACCCAACTATGAATCCTATTATCATATGGCCTCAGACTACCTCGACATTGATATGCGCACCAATATTCTGAACCAACGCCTGTCTATTTTACAAGAATTGTACGAAATCCTGTCCGATGAGCTAAAGCATCTCCACTCTTCCCGTCTGGAGTGGATTATTATTTTGTTGATTGTTTCCGAAGTGGTTTTAACTCTTCTCAAAGATGTTTTAAAGTGGCTGTAA
- a CDS encoding sugar transferase, which translates to MLKRLMDIMGALFCLIIFAIPLLLVALAIKLTSKGPILHWSERIGLYGIPFYMPKFRSMRVDTPQVATSLLLNPHEFLTPIGSFIRKTSLDELPQLWSILKGDISFVGPRPALYNEHTWLELRRLKGIDQIRPGLTGWAQVNGRDSLSTDEKVKFEEEYLQRQSLSFDLYIIWLTLIKVVRREDISH; encoded by the coding sequence ATGCTCAAACGCTTAATGGATATAATGGGGGCTCTATTTTGCCTTATTATTTTTGCAATTCCATTGCTCCTCGTCGCTCTTGCGATTAAGCTAACATCCAAAGGCCCCATCTTGCATTGGTCTGAGAGAATTGGGCTTTATGGCATTCCTTTTTATATGCCCAAATTTAGATCCATGCGCGTTGATACCCCTCAAGTCGCAACCAGCCTTTTGCTCAATCCCCATGAATTCCTCACGCCTATTGGAAGTTTTATTCGCAAAACCAGTCTTGATGAATTACCACAACTATGGTCTATCCTTAAGGGCGACATCAGCTTTGTCGGTCCTCGGCCTGCTCTTTACAACGAGCATACGTGGCTTGAGCTCCGTCGACTTAAGGGGATTGATCAGATTCGACCAGGCTTAACGGGTTGGGCGCAGGTGAATGGCAGAGATTCACTTTCCACCGATGAAAAAGTAAAGTTTGAAGAAGAATATTTACAGCGACAAAGCCTATCTTTTGATCTTTATATCATATGGCTAACCCTTATTAAGGTTGTTCGCCGGGAAGACATTAGCCACTGA
- a CDS encoding MFS transporter has protein sequence MGVFSSLKQEHKEAIGLLQIGTFLEYFDLMLYVHMAVLLNELFFPKTDPHTAALLSAFAFCSTYVLRPLGALLFGYIGDYIGRKSTVIITTMMMAFSCLIMANLPTYAQVGITAAWLVTLCRVIQGVSSMSEILGAHIYVTELLKPPSQYVAVSFISVASALGSVCALGVAALVTTSGFDWRLAFWIGAGIAVVGSIARTKLRETPEFVDAKRLKLKQIEDREIDESKKLSEKLIIKKHVKEEKICKKTIAAYFLVYCGWPLSFYLSFMYFNPLLKKDYGYSAEDIIFHNFLLSLISLSVTTLVAALSHKIYPLKILKARGLFLGILTFFLPLAIMASTNHIQIFLIQALLLIAALAPLPADSIFIKHFPVLKRFTATSLLYALKSTFMYILTSFSLVYLNYYLGEWGLWVIMLPVIGGFLWGVHHFERLESSSKQSTQDSSTLKLT, from the coding sequence ATGGGTGTATTTTCTAGTCTTAAACAGGAACATAAAGAAGCTATTGGTCTTTTACAGATTGGTACTTTTCTTGAATATTTTGATCTTATGCTGTATGTCCATATGGCCGTTTTACTAAATGAGCTCTTTTTCCCAAAAACCGACCCCCATACTGCAGCCCTTCTATCAGCCTTTGCATTTTGTTCCACCTATGTATTAAGGCCTTTGGGGGCTCTTCTCTTTGGATATATAGGGGATTATATAGGTCGAAAATCAACGGTTATTATCACAACCATGATGATGGCTTTCTCTTGTCTCATCATGGCTAATTTGCCCACTTATGCTCAAGTGGGAATTACGGCTGCATGGCTTGTGACCCTTTGTCGAGTTATCCAAGGGGTCTCTTCAATGAGTGAAATTTTGGGGGCCCATATTTACGTGACTGAACTGCTCAAGCCACCAAGCCAATATGTTGCTGTCTCATTTATAAGTGTTGCGTCTGCCTTAGGTTCTGTTTGTGCGCTGGGGGTTGCTGCGTTGGTTACAACGTCAGGATTCGATTGGAGGCTTGCCTTTTGGATTGGGGCTGGTATTGCGGTTGTCGGATCAATCGCCAGGACTAAATTAAGAGAAACGCCAGAATTTGTGGATGCTAAAAGATTAAAGCTTAAACAAATTGAGGACAGAGAAATAGATGAATCTAAAAAATTATCAGAAAAACTAATCATAAAGAAGCATGTTAAAGAAGAAAAAATTTGTAAAAAGACTATCGCAGCTTATTTTTTAGTATATTGCGGATGGCCACTTTCTTTCTATTTATCTTTCATGTACTTTAATCCTCTTTTAAAAAAGGATTATGGCTATTCAGCAGAAGATATTATTTTTCATAATTTCTTATTATCCCTTATTTCTTTATCAGTCACAACGCTCGTCGCAGCTCTAAGCCATAAGATTTATCCTTTAAAAATTTTAAAAGCTCGCGGATTATTCTTAGGCATTCTTACTTTTTTCTTGCCTTTGGCGATTATGGCCTCAACTAACCATATTCAAATATTTTTAATACAAGCTCTTCTTCTTATCGCGGCTCTTGCGCCTCTACCAGCGGATTCAATTTTTATTAAGCATTTTCCAGTCCTAAAAAGATTTACAGCAACAAGCCTATTGTATGCCTTAAAAAGTACGTTTATGTATATTTTAACGTCTTTTAGCCTTGTGTATTTAAACTACTATCTTGGTGAGTGGGGGTTGTGGGTTATAATGCTTCCAGTTATTGGTGGATTCTTATGGGGAGTCCATCATTTTGAAAGACTTGAAAGTTCTTCCAAACAGTCTACCCAAGACTCTAGTACATTAAAATTGACATAA
- a CDS encoding nucleotide exchange factor GrpE codes for MTNKTDQDKTPGTPVEDIVDISTQAEEKEDLQSQLDKMKDQWLRAVAELENTRKRAQKDREDALKYAATNFSRDILGVYDSLARAADMIATVDQASEENKGFIDGVNLTLSELNNIFGRHGIQKVDPLKQAFDPNFHQAMFEVPTNDVEPGTVVQVMQIGFTIHDRLLRPALVGVSKKAD; via the coding sequence ATGACAAATAAAACAGATCAAGATAAGACGCCTGGCACGCCTGTTGAAGATATCGTTGATATTTCAACTCAAGCCGAAGAAAAGGAAGATCTTCAAAGTCAATTAGACAAAATGAAAGACCAGTGGTTGCGAGCCGTTGCTGAATTAGAAAATACACGTAAAAGAGCACAAAAAGATCGTGAAGATGCCTTAAAATATGCGGCGACAAACTTTTCTCGGGATATTTTAGGGGTTTACGACAGTCTTGCTCGGGCAGCCGATATGATTGCCACCGTTGATCAAGCATCCGAAGAGAACAAAGGATTTATCGATGGCGTCAATTTAACGCTTTCTGAATTAAATAATATATTTGGGCGCCATGGGATCCAAAAGGTTGATCCTTTGAAACAGGCGTTTGATCCTAATTTTCATCAAGCTATGTTTGAGGTCCCCACCAATGATGTTGAACCCGGGACGGTTGTTCAGGTCATGCAAATAGGTTTTACCATTCACGATCGCTTGTTGCGACCAGCTCTTGTAGGTGTTTCAAAGAAGGCGGATTAA
- a CDS encoding ribonuclease III domain-containing protein, translated as MQKHLGYQFNDETLLQEALYPLLPKILRKEEEKYNHLEFLGDSVLGAAIREYLVKRFPEQKRGFLDAVYKVLTKNKTLTEVYLQQLSIEAYLPFPETEKCEYCNVVEALIGAIHLDGGEKGYRNAKTFVMTILNDHVIQEKISIIASEKSIMLGINLLPEIKKHLAEVSRDQPIEKINPKSFLGEVLLKTWSVAPEYTLSLTINNQGDPLLEARISGIQIGKKQIKGVGYTVREAEENAARNTINFISQQPIFPTIDPIFSKTYTALLNEWSTIKKITGLKILDSTLVYPTIFKYQATLRNGILIEGEGGTKRIAKEEAAKQAYHQLTNSQSTVGSSSKNYRTLLREWFDKNPDSIFEFEEHIIQPDPLYTIQILIGQEIISEKNGINKASDIREAACRDALIYLIRQQEAREKEIESRKVAGKPADKKIPDGQTSIKTESASVQPSKAPKKSAAKMKANSQPSKTPTTTKSVSASKKKQATKESSVMKKSLVPNTGKGE; from the coding sequence TTGCAAAAACATTTAGGATATCAATTTAACGATGAAACTCTGCTCCAGGAAGCCTTATATCCCTTGCTTCCAAAGATTTTAAGAAAAGAAGAGGAAAAATATAATCATTTAGAATTCCTTGGAGATTCTGTTTTAGGGGCTGCTATTAGAGAGTATCTTGTCAAGAGATTCCCAGAGCAGAAAAGAGGGTTTTTAGATGCAGTTTACAAAGTATTAACAAAAAACAAAACACTGACAGAAGTTTATCTGCAACAATTATCAATTGAAGCGTATCTTCCCTTTCCAGAGACCGAAAAATGTGAATATTGTAATGTCGTTGAAGCGTTGATAGGGGCTATCCATTTAGATGGTGGCGAAAAAGGCTATAGAAATGCCAAAACGTTTGTGATGACTATATTAAATGATCATGTTATTCAGGAGAAAATATCCATAATTGCGTCTGAAAAGTCAATTATGCTTGGTATTAATCTCTTACCCGAAATTAAAAAACATTTAGCAGAAGTCAGTCGAGATCAACCGATAGAAAAAATTAATCCTAAGTCATTTTTGGGGGAGGTTTTACTGAAAACTTGGTCTGTTGCTCCCGAATATACTCTTTCTCTTACAATCAATAATCAAGGAGACCCTCTGTTAGAGGCAAGAATTTCTGGTATTCAAATCGGGAAGAAGCAAATAAAAGGTGTTGGCTACACCGTAAGAGAGGCAGAAGAAAATGCGGCTCGAAATACGATTAATTTTATTAGCCAACAACCTATCTTTCCTACAATAGATCCAATATTTTCTAAAACTTATACAGCCCTTTTAAACGAATGGAGTACAATAAAAAAGATTACAGGGCTTAAGATTTTAGACTCTACTCTTGTATATCCAACGATATTCAAGTATCAGGCTACATTAAGAAATGGAATTCTGATTGAAGGAGAGGGGGGCACTAAACGCATTGCAAAAGAGGAGGCCGCTAAACAAGCCTATCATCAGTTAACCAACTCTCAGAGTACTGTTGGTAGTAGTTCAAAAAACTATAGAACACTTTTAAGAGAATGGTTTGATAAAAACCCTGATTCTATTTTTGAATTCGAGGAACATATCATTCAACCAGATCCTCTTTACACTATCCAAATACTTATTGGTCAAGAGATTATCAGTGAAAAAAATGGAATAAATAAGGCGAGTGATATAAGAGAAGCAGCGTGTCGAGACGCCTTAATTTATTTGATACGTCAACAAGAAGCCCGAGAAAAAGAGATAGAAAGTAGAAAAGTGGCTGGAAAGCCTGCAGATAAAAAGATTCCTGATGGCCAAACTTCTATAAAAACTGAATCTGCTTCTGTGCAGCCTTCCAAAGCCCCTAAAAAAAGTGCCGCTAAAATGAAAGCTAATTCTCAACCTTCGAAAACCCCCACAACAACTAAATCGGTTTCCGCTTCTAAGAAAAAGCAAGCAACAAAAGAAAGTAGTGTTATGAAAAAATCTCTTGTTCCAAATACTGGGAAGGGGGAATAA
- the dnaK gene encoding molecular chaperone DnaK → MAKVIGIDLGTTNSCVAVMDGDKPRIIENTEGTRTTPSMVAFSSSGERLVGQSAKRQAVTNPDNTLFAIKRLIGRRFEDPMTQKDIGLVPYKIIKADNGDAWVEAHDEKMSPSQISAMILKKMKETAEAYLGEPVTQAVITVPAYFNDSQRQATKDAGQIAGLEVLRIINEPTAAALAYGLEKKESGIIAVYDLGGGTFDVSILEIGDGVFEVKSTNGDTFLGGEDFDSRIIEYLADEFKKETGIDLRNDSLALQRLKEAAEKAKIELSSATQTDVNLPFITADASGPKHLNIKLTRAKLESLVEELVQRTINPCKAALKDAGLQASDIDEVILVGGMTRMPKIIETVKNLFGKEPHRGVNPDEVVAAGAAIQGAVLKGDVKDVLLLDVTPLSLGIETLGGVFTRLIDRNTTIPTRKSQVFSTADDNQTAVTIRVFQGEREMAADNKLLGQFDLVGLPAAPRGVPQIEVTFDIDANGIVNVSAKDKATNKEQQIRIQASGGLSDDEIQRMVKEAEANAEADKTRREVVEAKNHAESMAHTTEKTLSEHGDKISADDKAAIEKDLEALKQSLTSDNAEDIKAKTNTLMQSSMKLGEAMYKAQQAEGASESPEAAAADDQGTVVDAEYEDMHDESKKKS, encoded by the coding sequence ATGGCAAAAGTGATAGGGATTGACCTTGGAACGACAAACTCTTGTGTTGCTGTCATGGATGGCGACAAGCCAAGGATTATTGAAAATACAGAGGGAACACGCACAACGCCGTCGATGGTGGCATTTTCTTCAAGTGGGGAACGGTTAGTTGGCCAATCTGCAAAACGCCAAGCCGTCACCAATCCAGATAATACGTTGTTTGCGATTAAGCGTTTAATTGGACGTCGTTTTGAAGATCCAATGACTCAAAAAGATATAGGTCTTGTGCCTTACAAAATTATTAAGGCAGATAATGGTGATGCATGGGTTGAAGCCCATGATGAAAAGATGAGCCCAAGTCAAATCAGCGCGATGATCCTCAAGAAAATGAAAGAAACCGCTGAGGCTTATTTAGGCGAACCTGTCACCCAGGCTGTTATTACCGTTCCGGCTTACTTTAATGACTCTCAACGACAAGCAACCAAGGATGCCGGGCAAATTGCGGGTCTAGAAGTTCTGCGTATCATTAACGAGCCAACAGCGGCAGCGCTTGCCTATGGGCTTGAGAAAAAAGAATCTGGTATTATTGCGGTTTATGACTTGGGCGGTGGTACCTTTGACGTTTCAATTCTTGAAATTGGTGATGGTGTTTTCGAAGTTAAGTCAACGAATGGTGATACATTCTTAGGGGGTGAAGACTTTGATAGCCGTATTATTGAATATCTAGCGGACGAATTTAAGAAAGAAACTGGGATTGACTTGCGTAACGATAGCTTGGCGCTGCAACGCTTGAAAGAAGCAGCTGAAAAGGCCAAGATTGAGCTATCGTCTGCGACTCAGACGGATGTCAATTTGCCGTTCATTACCGCGGATGCCTCGGGTCCAAAGCACTTGAATATTAAGCTGACACGAGCAAAGTTGGAATCATTGGTTGAAGAGCTTGTTCAACGCACCATCAACCCCTGTAAAGCAGCCTTAAAAGATGCTGGCTTGCAGGCAAGTGACATTGATGAGGTTATTCTTGTTGGTGGTATGACACGAATGCCAAAAATTATTGAAACTGTGAAAAATCTATTTGGTAAGGAACCCCACCGTGGTGTTAACCCCGATGAAGTTGTTGCAGCTGGTGCCGCCATTCAAGGGGCAGTGCTGAAGGGTGATGTTAAAGATGTTCTATTGCTTGACGTAACACCGTTGTCCTTGGGTATTGAAACTTTGGGCGGCGTGTTTACGCGCTTAATTGATCGCAACACAACCATTCCAACCCGGAAAAGCCAAGTTTTCTCAACAGCTGATGATAATCAAACAGCAGTGACAATCCGGGTGTTCCAAGGGGAACGAGAAATGGCTGCTGATAACAAGCTATTGGGCCAATTTGACTTAGTTGGATTGCCAGCTGCACCGCGGGGCGTGCCTCAAATTGAAGTTACCTTTGACATTGATGCTAACGGTATCGTCAATGTATCGGCAAAAGACAAGGCAACCAATAAGGAGCAACAGATTCGCATCCAAGCGTCTGGTGGGTTAAGCGATGATGAAATTCAACGCATGGTTAAGGAGGCTGAAGCGAATGCCGAAGCTGACAAAACCCGTCGCGAAGTTGTTGAGGCAAAGAATCACGCTGAAAGTATGGCTCATACAACAGAAAAAACTTTGTCGGAACATGGTGATAAGATTTCTGCTGACGATAAGGCTGCCATTGAAAAAGATCTTGAAGCCTTAAAGCAATCATTGACAAGTGATAATGCAGAAGATATCAAGGCAAAAACCAATACATTGATGCAATCATCCATGAAATTAGGTGAAGCGATGTACAAGGCCCAGCAAGCAGAAGGGGCTTCAGAATCTCCTGAAGCTGCGGCTGCTGATGATCAGGGAACAGTCGTTGACGCAGAGTACGAGGACATGCATGATGAGTCTAAGAAAAAGTCTTAA